The region ACGTTCGGTGCCGCCATAGAGCTTGGGTGGCACGCTTTCGGCAAGAGGGGCAATTTGAGCGATTTTCATGCAGCGATCCTCATGGTTGATCGAACGCCCCCGATTTCGAACGATGCGACTGACACCGCTTAAAGCCGCCAGAGGTGATCGGGTTGCATGCGTTGGCCGCACGGCGAACGATTTCGTCGCAACCGCCTCGGCCCGTCCCGGCTGGGGAGCCGCTCGCATCATTGTCGCGGCGACTGACTTTCGGGTGACATAGTCGGTTGGCATGGCGCGCGATGAACTGGCGGGCCGTTTCGTAAGGGGGGATATGGCCTGAAGAAGCAGGAGAATAGTGTGACTATCCTGGCGATCGATTTCGAAGCGTCCTGTCTGCCCCGGCATGGGCGATCTTTCCCAATTGAGGTGGGTGTCGCGGTCGACGGCTGGAGCGAAAGCTGGCTGATCCGCCCGCATGAAAGCTGGCGCGGATGGGACTGGACTGCTCAGGCGCAGGCCTTGCATGGCCTGACGCTTGAAAGGCTTTATCGAGAGGGATTGCCGGTTGAAGCCGTCTTTGACCGGCTCGTCGCGGCGGTGGACGGACGCCGGGTGGTCGCCGACAGCCATATCGATCAATATTGGCTGGAAACGCTTTCGCGTGCGGCTGGCGAACCGGCGCCCTTCGCCATCGACCATGTGTCCCGTCTGCTCGACGAATATGGCGCACGGGATGAGTGCATTGTGGCGGCAGTCGCCCAAGCCGACGCTCGTCACCCGTTGCGACACCGGGCCGCGTCCGACGCAGCCTGGCTTTCCACCCTGCTCGGCCATGTCGCTCCCGGATCGGCCGTCCCGATGCCGCCGATAATGGCGATGCAGCGCGCCGCCTCGATGAGCTATGGCAACAATTTGTAACATCCGGCATATTTCAGAGACATTTGCCGTGCCTACAGCCTTCGCAATTGCTACGGCTCGCGAAGGAGACGGCTTCAATGTTCCTCATTATCGCCTCGGTCGCGACCGTAACGGCCCCTGACGGCATCCACGGCATTTCCGTGAAGGGCGGATGAGTCGACC is a window of Sphingobium sp. MI1205 DNA encoding:
- a CDS encoding 3'-5' exonuclease, with the translated sequence MTILAIDFEASCLPRHGRSFPIEVGVAVDGWSESWLIRPHESWRGWDWTAQAQALHGLTLERLYREGLPVEAVFDRLVAAVDGRRVVADSHIDQYWLETLSRAAGEPAPFAIDHVSRLLDEYGARDECIVAAVAQADARHPLRHRAASDAAWLSTLLGHVAPGSAVPMPPIMAMQRAASMSYGNNL